In a single window of the Centropristis striata isolate RG_2023a ecotype Rhode Island chromosome 18, C.striata_1.0, whole genome shotgun sequence genome:
- the LOC131991237 gene encoding LOW QUALITY PROTEIN: AT-rich interactive domain-containing protein 1B-like (The sequence of the model RefSeq protein was modified relative to this genomic sequence to represent the inferred CDS: deleted 2 bases in 2 codons), which yields MDPLHQPQRASSSGSSGPYSLLPGPRPGPGGPGPGGMLGPARPPGTSLLGPASSSSKPAGGAAGGGAGYQRFPGNQHQQLGQHPSGATPTLNQLLTAPSPMMRGYGAGYQDYNNQQPSMLHAKDPGSQYGWGGQQRLHPAMSPGSPGGQGGRAQVAPMDPMAVKRSQLYAMSSNPYSQQQGAPYPGPAYPGPPSAHRYPMGMGSRAQMGMGGMQYPQQQMGSQYSQQQQQQNVGGYCQPGQPPYFSPPQQQPAAPSQPPYMQPRPLPQQEVPQEAYGGRGQSAAMTPGKPNHEEMSLSQQERPSSLPLYGISTIMAKSGNNSLMSLCRITDLSGSIDDLPTGTEAAVSSGASGSGSAQGDQGTPARSPFSPHVSPRLPPPARSGPSPSPSLSPAGSSSQSRSGPMSPAASGPGSQLTLQGSGPGSDLGPHPSQSAMIQDRGFPPSMQRSSGPQFGPQQSAPPMSPHQAPGGPMHHGSYQQGPSYGQYGPPGNYPRPPHYGGAPSANYSGPGPGPGLANSLGLNASSPMHGQGPSTPAGRGPGPGAGGRPYPAGGSTMAPTSPGMPQPAGQGMGPPGPNASRKPMEVGPNAGPSANSSSSSTAVQGRPLLARSPAFHSSSWPGGRPALSPTPHPHHPHHPGANAQTPEHYGQSSYLGMAPMGGLGPGGPGGGPGGGPGGGPGGPYSQQACSNSGRMTPQGPPYGAPCSGNMMMSSDGMAPQQDAKQRGELCRDATETPKPKCVSQPLTPSPMSPGSASLSSCFGEDGDSMSSPAWSKTSSSPKPSVATMTSEKISRLYDMGAEPERRCWVDRYLSFMEERGTPVPHLPTVGRKPLDLCRLYHAVRDIGGLAMVNKTKKWRELSSQLTVGTSSSSASSLKKQYIHYLFAYECQVERGEEPPPEAPGPAAGDAKRPPSLQARIQPPSPANSGSLQGPNTPQSCSSSSLTEAPADLKPPTPAPTPHGQMGPQPGNRSLGGVSVQDPFSETSDPAFHTKRGPGPGGGPYQPGGAPAEPAMRMQYDANKDAYGAPRKGPGPGEAFGPGPMPSGAMQDVFPRGAPSGPLTGLGPRPQYPYGPGFERRPEQVMGPDGGQNSNEFPSNRYQRHDGFSQQYHSMNYTSHQPLFPQQGYKRGLEAVYPPAKRHEGEAFGVQAFGSQQPDVFGPYGAGGGGGGGGYMGPERRPVQGQYPYPYARDRQGTPQHAMMGSEGVWPPRTDGGYPYGRQGQGPPYPGGARGEDQEGRAPQDSQWPPVTRAPRQPPYPSPSRQPPSSFQATPTIANHVTRPHSPSSFPQRPLGAPLSPTSGPYPPAIKKPGPPPTQGPPPLHREVSFPTGSVEATPPRLKARRRLTAKDTGTPEAWRVMMSLKSGLLAESSWALDTINILLHDDKTVGSFSLTQLPGFLELIVEYYRRCLIQIFGILEEYELGAEGQRSLMEAKEQEEVLKEPTSDGQSPEEQRILRKMEELKGGEAAVKEEVKEEHQEQAEPRPQQASKYDKLPIRVEEEGEEWEEVEERWAELGRPDSFVRGLLHWEAGGGDSTSHILTGERRPGGGGGQGRREEETGGEGRREEMEGRGDGQEEVEGGEEKNQETPETHQGFLSEVRGRGSPLSALEDEPRRWDEAPLSTAESWQDALARRCVCVSNIVRSLSFVPGNDGELSQHPGLVLVLGRLVLLHHRHPRRHRTPPSYQREEERGLACSRDEWWWDCLTALRENTLVTLANMAGRLDLSRYPESICLPLLDGLLHWMVCPSAEAQDPFCSPGAGASSLTPQRLVLECLCKLSVQDANVDLLLATPPFARQQKLFAALMRLVGERRSQVCREMAVAALSNLAQGDPAAARGIALQKGSVGTLIGFLEDSVAVAQYQQSSHAAAAATTPEPPSVNMMCHAAKALLAMARVQENRAEFVLYESRLLDVSLAAALDRSVAALMCEVLFRLGRS from the exons ATGGATCCGCTTCACCAGCCGCAGCGAGCCTCCAGCAGCGGCTCCTCCGGCCCCTACAGCCTCCTCCCCGGCCCCCGGCCCGGCCCCGGCGGCCCCGGCCCCGGGGGCATGCTGGGCCCGGCCCGCCCGCCGGGGACCAGCCTGCTGGGCccggccagcagcagcagcaagccGGCTGGAGGAGCAGCCGGCGGCGGGGCAGGCTACCAGCGGTTCCCCGGgaaccagcaccagcagctGGGGCAGCACCCCTCCGGAGCCACGCCGACCCTCAACCAGCTGCTGACGGCCCCCAGCCCGATGATGCGGGGCTACGGAGCCGGATACCAGGATTATAACAACCAGCAGCCGAGCATGCTACATGCTAAAGACCCGGGCTCCCAGTACGGCTGGGGGGGGCAGCAGAGACTCCACCCGGCCATGAGCCCCGGCTCCCCCGGGGGGCAGGGCGGCAGAGCTCAG gtggcgccGATGGACCCGATGGCGGTGAAGCGCTCTCAGCTCTACGCCATGAGCAGCAACCCGTACTCCCAGCAGCAGGGGGCGCCCTACCCCGGCCCCGCCTACCCCGGCCCCCCCTCCGCCCACAGATACCCCATGGGGATGGGCAGCAGGGCCCAGATGGGGATGGGGGGGATGCAGTACCCTCAGCAGCAG ATGGGTTCTCAGtacagtcagcagcagcagcagcagaacgtGGGTGGTTACTGTCAGCCGGGTCAACCGCCGTACTTCAGCCCGCCGCAGCAGCAGCCCGCCGCCCCGAGCCAGCCGCCGTACATGCAGCCACGCCCACTGCCACAACAG GAGGTGCCTCAGGAGGCGTACGGGGGGCGGGGCCAGTCTGCTGCTATGACTCCTGGGAAACCGAACCACGAGGAGATGAGTCTGAGTCAACAGGAGAGGCCGTCCAGCCTGCCG ctctatggaatcagcacaatcatggctaaaagtgggaacaactcattgatgtctttgtgcagaataaca GATTTATCCGGCTCCATCGACGACCTGCCCACCGGCACCGAGGCCGCGGTGAGTTCAGGGGCGTCAGGCTCCGGCAGCGCTCAGGGCGACCAGGGGACCCCGGCCCGTTCTCCCTTCTCCCCCCACGTCTCACCTCGACTCCCCCCGCCGGCTCGCTCCGGGCCCTCCCCGTCCCCCTCGCTGTCCCCCGCCGGGTCCAGCAGCCAGTCCCGGTCCGGACCCATGTCCCCCGCCGCCAGCGGGCCAG gctCTCAGCTGACCCTCCAGGGCTCTGGTCCTGGATCTGATCTGGGTCCTCACCCCTCCCAGTCTGCCATGATTCAGGACCGAG gtTTCCCTCCCTCCATGCAGCGTTCCTCGGGGCCTCAGTTTGGCCCCCAGCAGTCAGCGCCCCCCATGTCCCCTCACCAGGCTCCAGGGGGGCCCATGCACCACGGGTCCTACCAGCAGGGGCCCTCATACGGGCAGTACGGCCCCCCAG GTAACTACCCTCGGCCCCCCCACTATGGCGGGGCCCCCAGTGCCAACTACAGCGGCCCCGGCCCGGGCCCCGGGTTGGCCAACAGCCTGGGGTTGAACGCCAGCAGTCCCATGCACGGCCAGGGCCCGTCCACTCCGGCGGGCCGCGGCCCCGGGCCCGGCGCCGGGGGCCGGCCCTACCCGGCCGGAGGGAGCACCATGGCCCCCACCTCCCCCGGCATGCCACAGCCCGCCGGGCAGGGCATGGGGCCCCCGGGGCCCAACGCCAGCCGCAAACCGATGGAGGTGGGCCCCAACGCCGGGCCAAGTGCCAACTCCTCGTCCTCCTCAACCGCCGTCCAGGGAAG GCCTCTGTTGGCTCGTTCCCCGGCCTTCCACAGCTCCTCCTGGCCCGGGGGCCGGCCCGCCCTCTCCCCCACCCCTCACCCCCACCACCCCCACCACCCTGGGGCCAACGCTCAGACCCCCGAGCATTACGG GCAGAGCAGCTACCTGGGCATGGCTCCGATGGGAGGACTGGGCCCTGGAGGCCCTGGAGGAGGTCCTGGAGGAGGTCCCGGAGGAGGTCCTGGAGGTCCTTACAGCCAGCAGGCGTGCAGTAACTCTGGGAGGATGACCCCTCAGGGCCCCCCCTACGGCGCCCCGTGCTCCG GCaacatgatgatgtcatcagacgGGATGGCGCCTCAGCAGGACGCCAAGCAGCGAGGCGAGCTCTGCAGAGACGCCACCGAGACGCCCAAACCAAAG tgtgtgtccCAGCCCCTCACCCCGTCCCCCATGTCCCCCGGCTCAGCTAGTCTGTCCTCCTGTTTCGGGGAGGATGGTGACAGCATGAGCAGCCCCGCCTGGTCCAAGACGTCCTCCAGCCCC AAGCCGAGCGTGGCGACCATGACCAGCGAGAAGATCTCCCGTCTGTACGACATGGGGGCGGAGCCTGAGAGGAGGTGCTGGGTGGACCGCTACCTGTCCTTCATGGAGGAGCGGGGGACGCCTGTCCCTCACCTCCCCACCGTCGGGAGGAAACCTCTGGACCTCTGCAGGCTGTACCACGCCGTCAGGGACATCGGAGGCCTGGCCATG gtGAATAAGACTAAGAAGTGGCGTGAGTTGTCCTCCCAGCTGACTGTGGGGACGTCCAGCAGCTCTGCCAGTTCTCTGAAGAAACAGTACATCCACTATCTGTTCGCCTACGAGTGTCAGGTGGAGCGAGGAGAGGAGCCGCCACCGGAGGCCCCGGGGCCCGCCGCCGGGGACGCCAAGAGACCTCCCTCACTGCAGGCCAGGATCCAGCCCCCCTCCCCAG CCAACTCGGGCTCCCTGCAGGGCCCCAACACCCCTcagtcctgcagcagcagctccctgACCGAGGCCCCCGCAGACCTGAAGCCCCCGACCCCGGCCCCCACCCCCCACGGCCAGATGGGCCCCCAGCCTGGAAACAG GAGCCTTGGAGGTGTGAGCGTCCAGGACCCGTTCTCTGAAACCAGCGACCCAGCCTTCCACACCAAGCGGGGCCCGGGGCCCGGCGGGGGCCCCTACCAGCCGGGAGGGGCCCCGGCAGAGCCCGCCATGAGGATGCAGTACGACGCCAACAAGGACGCGTACGGAGCGCCGAGGAAAG GTCCGGGCCCCGGCGAGGCCTTCGGCCCCGGTCCGATGCCCAGCGGAGCCATGCAGGACGTGTTCCCCCGCGGGGCCCCCTCCGGGCCCCTGACGGGCCTGGGCCCCAGACCTCAGTACCCCTACGGCCCCGGCTTCGAGCGCAG GCCGGAGCAGGTGATGGGACCGGACGGGGGTCAGAACAGCAACGAGTTCCCCAGCAACAGATACCAGAG aCACGACGGATTCTCTCAGCAGTACCACAGCATGAACTACACTTCCCATCAGCCCCTGTTCCCTCAGCAG GGTTATAAGCGTGGTCTGGAGGCGGTCTACCCGCCCGCCAAGCGCCACGAGGGCGAGGCGTTCGGCGTGCAGGCGTTCGGCTCGCAGCAGCCCGACGTGTTCGGCCCGTACGGCGCcggaggaggaggcggcggcggcggctaCATGGGCCCCGAGCGGCGGCCAGTGCAGGGCCAGTACCCGTACCCGTACGCCCGGGACCGCCAGGGGACGCCGCAGCACGCCATGATGGGCTCTGAGGGGGTGTGGCCCCCCAGGACAGACGGGGGCTACCCGTACGGCCGGCAAGGCCAGGGGCCCCCCTACCCCGGCGGGGCCCGGGGAGAGGACCAGGAGGGCCGGGCCCCCCAGGACAGCCAGTGGCCC CCAGTCACCCGGGCCCCCCGCCAGCCCCCGTACCCCTCCCCCTCCAGacagcccccctcctccttccagGCCACGCCCACCATCGCCAACCACGTGACCCGCCCCCACAGCCCCTCCTCCTTCCCCCAGCGGCCCCTGGGGGCCCCTCTGTCCCCGACCAGCGGCCCCTACCCGCCCGCCATCAAGAAGCCGGGGCCCCCGCCCACTCAgggccccccccct ctccacagagAGGTCAGCTTCCCTACGGGCTCCGTGGAGGCCACGCCCCCCAGGCTGAAGGCGCGGCGCCGGCTCACCGCCAAGGACACgg GAACCCCGGAGGCGTGGcgggtgatgatgtcactgaagTCCGGCCTGTTAGCAGAGAGCAGCTGGGCTCTGGACACCATCAACATCCTGCTGCACGACGACAAAACAGTGGGCTCCTTCAGCctcacacag ctgcctGGTTTCCTGGAGCTCATCGTGGAGTATTACCGTCGATGCCTCATCCAGATCTTCGGCATCCTGGAGGAGTACGAGCTGGGAGCCGAGGGCCAGAGGAGCCTGATGGAGgcgaaggagcaggaggaggtgctgaAGGAGCCAACATCTGACGGCCAGTCGCCTGAGGAGCAGAGGATACTGAGGAAGATGGAGGAGCTGAAAGGTGGCGAAGCTGCAGTCaaagaggaggtgaaggaggagcaCCAGGAGCAGGCTGAGCCCCGCCCCCAACAGGCCAGCAAGTACGACAAGCTGCCAAtcagggtggaggaggagggggaggagtgggaggaggtggaggagcgcTGGGCGGAGCTCGGCCGGCCCGACAGCTTCGTCAGAGGACTCCTGCACTGGGAGGCCGGAGGAGGAGACTCCACCTCCCACATCCTGACGGGGGAAAGGAGgccgggaggaggaggaggccaggggaggagggaggaggagacaggaggagaggggaggagggaggagatggAGGGACGAGGTGATggacaggaggaggtggagggaggcgAGGAGAAGAACCAGGAGACGCCTGAAACACACCAAG GCTTCCTGTCGGAGGTCAGAGGTCGCGGCTCGCCGCTCAGCGCGCTGGAGGACGAGCCTCGCCGCTGGGACGAGGCGCCGCTGTCCACGGCCGAGTCGTGGCAGGACGCTCTGGCCCGCCGCTGCGTCTGCGTGTCCAACATCGTGCGCAGCCTCTCCTTCGTCCCCGGCAACGACGGCGAGCTGTCGCAGCACCCGGGCCTGGTCCTGGTGCTGGGCCGCCTGGTGCTGCTGCACCACCGGCACCCGCGCCGCCACCGCACGCCGCCCAGCTACCAGCGGGAGGAGGAGCGGGGGCTGGCGTGCAGCCGTGACGAGTGGTGGTGGGACTGCCTGACGGCGCTCCGCGAGAACACGCTGGTGACGCTCGCCAACATGGCGGGCCGGCTGGACCTGTCGCGGTACCCGGAGAGCATCTGCCTGCCGCTGCTGGACGGGCTGCTGCACTGGATGGTGTGCCCGTCCGCCGAGGCGCAGGACCCGTTCTGCTCGCCGGGCGCCGGCGCCTCCTCGCTGACGCCGCAGCGGCTGGTGCTGGAGTGTCTGTGCAAGCTGAGCGTGCAGGACGCCAACGTGGACCTGCTGCTCGCCACGCCGCCCTTCGCCCGCCAGCAGAAGCTCTTCGCCGCGTTGATGCGTCTGGTGGGCGAGCGGCGGAGCCAGGTGTGCCGGGAGATGGCGGTGGCGGCGCTGTCCAACCTGGCGCAGGGCGACCCGGCGGCGGCGCGCGGCATCGCCCTGCAGAAGGGCAGCGTGGGAACTCTGATCGGCTTCCTGGAGGACAGCGTGGCGGTGGCTCAGTACCAGCAGAGCTCgcacgccgccgccgccgccaccaCGCCGGAGCCGCCCAGCGTCAACATGATGTGCCACGCCGCCAAGGCGCTGCTGGCCATGGCGAGGGTGCAGGAGAACCGGGCGGAGTTCGTGCTGTACGAGAGCCGGCTGCTGGACGTGTCGCTGGCGGCGGCGCTCGACCGCTCGGTGGCGGCGCTCATGTGCGAGGTACTCTTCAGGCTCGGACGCTCGTGA
- the tmem242 gene encoding transmembrane protein 242, giving the protein MPAEEEPVRGGRGAERDEEDKLQIIKGAAFLTTVASAGLLFGFGSTLALARKKSPDWFSKGVVGTSALPESGASLALRALGWGSLYAWGGVGLLAAAAWSALGVHNLSEFRQKMNSFFPSIPKSSNQTGSEPVDWDAVLGTK; this is encoded by the exons ATGCCAGCCGAGGAGGAGCCcgtgagaggaggaagaggagcagaacgAGATGAAGAGGACAAACTCCAGATAATAAAAG GAGCAGCGTTTCTGACCACGGTGGCGTCTGCAGGGCTGCTGTTCGGCTTCGGCTCCACGTTGGCGCTGGCCAGGAAGAAAAGCCCCGACTGGTTCAGTAAG gGTGTTGTGGGGACCTCGGCCCTCCCAGAGAGCGGGGCCTCTCTGGCCCTCAGGGCTCTGGGTTGGGGGTCTCTGTACGCCTGGGGGGGCGTCGGCCTGCTGGCAGCCGCCGCCTGGAGCGCCCTGGGAGTCCACAAC ctctcaGAGTTCAGACAGAAGATGAATTCTTTCTTCCCGTCGATCCCGAAGTCGTCCAACCAGACCGGATCAGAACCTGTAGACTGGGACGCTGTCCTCGGGACAAAGTGA